One window from the genome of Petrotoga sp. 9PW.55.5.1 encodes:
- the dtd gene encoding D-aminoacyl-tRNA deacylase, with amino-acid sequence MRAVVQRVLEAKVVVNEEVHSKINHGLLVFIGISRKDQKTDISWMADKILNLRIFEDNKGKMNKSLLDIDGDILIVSQFTLYGDCRKGRRPSFTESAPSEDANVLYEEFINYIEEKYSIVPKKGVFHAHMKVDLINDGPVTLLLDSYKTF; translated from the coding sequence TTGAGAGCTGTAGTTCAAAGAGTTTTAGAAGCAAAAGTGGTAGTGAATGAAGAGGTGCATTCGAAGATAAATCATGGTTTGCTTGTTTTTATCGGTATTTCAAGAAAAGATCAGAAAACTGATATTAGTTGGATGGCCGATAAAATTTTAAATTTAAGAATATTTGAAGATAACAAAGGAAAAATGAATAAATCGCTTTTGGATATAGATGGAGACATACTAATTGTTTCACAGTTTACATTATATGGAGACTGCCGTAAAGGTAGAAGGCCTTCTTTTACTGAGTCAGCACCATCAGAAGATGCTAATGTTCTATACGAAGAATTTATAAATTATATAGAAGAAAAATATTCTATAGTACCAAAGAAAGGTGTTTTTCATGCACATATGAAAGTTGACCTAATCAATGATGGACCCGTAACTTTGTTATTAGATTCTTATAAAACTTTTTAA
- a CDS encoding HD family hydrolase, with translation MNIGKFLMESSNLFTVYRWNNNPAIVRFSESDNIFNNLLLILFVFSSEPKETLIKILHNKIYEAIPKIILSDISLATKSKIEEKGKDLWEEVIKKTYQELKSKIDKNISKKLLIQYTFDEETEKKIKMINLLATQKEASINERVFPEYYNEPKKRNQEKIESINIDNKEEIEKIAKDLFEISIKLVTMIRWNKNHRNIKSSVASHSFFVFLTSYILALLSDLDSDTIYEIMVASILHDLPEAFTGDVISPTKRKVSGLEEIIGEVEKDFVKEWYIDKDVISKKIQKYEKYIYYPFDQNYGGFVKTADLIGALVESSLEISTGNQNSYFKDTFSSIKREILRISPIDVSQIISEIESTILL, from the coding sequence ATGAATATTGGAAAATTCTTAATGGAAAGTTCTAATCTATTTACTGTTTATAGATGGAATAATAATCCAGCCATAGTAAGGTTTAGTGAATCTGATAATATTTTTAATAATCTTTTACTTATACTCTTTGTATTCTCAAGTGAACCCAAAGAAACACTTATAAAAATACTTCATAACAAAATCTATGAGGCAATTCCAAAAATAATTCTCTCCGATATATCTCTTGCTACAAAAAGTAAAATTGAAGAAAAAGGCAAGGATCTATGGGAAGAGGTAATAAAAAAAACTTACCAAGAACTAAAATCTAAAATCGATAAAAATATAAGCAAAAAACTACTAATACAATACACTTTTGATGAGGAAACTGAGAAGAAAATCAAGATGATAAACTTATTAGCAACGCAAAAAGAAGCAAGCATTAATGAACGCGTGTTCCCAGAGTATTACAATGAACCTAAAAAAAGAAATCAAGAAAAAATCGAATCTATAAATATAGATAATAAAGAAGAGATAGAAAAAATCGCTAAAGATCTATTTGAAATTTCAATAAAACTTGTGACTATGATACGTTGGAACAAAAATCACAGAAACATAAAAAGTTCTGTAGCATCTCACTCTTTTTTTGTATTTTTAACCTCCTATATTCTTGCTCTTTTATCAGATTTAGATTCAGATACAATTTATGAAATTATGGTTGCTTCTATCCTTCATGATTTACCAGAAGCTTTTACAGGTGACGTAATAAGTCCAACCAAAAGAAAAGTAAGTGGCTTAGAAGAAATAATCGGAGAAGTTGAAAAAGATTTCGTAAAAGAATGGTATATAGATAAAGATGTTATCTCAAAAAAGATTCAAAAATATGAAAAATATATATATTATCCTTTTGATCAAAATTATGGGGGTTTTGTAAAAACGGCAGATTTAATTGGTGCTTTAGTTGAAAGTTCTTTAGAAATTTCTACAGGAAACCAAAACAGCTACTTTAAAGATACTTTTTCATCAATAAAAAGAGAAATCCTTAGGATTTCTCCAATTGATGTTTCTCAAATTATAAGCGAAATAGAATCAACTATTCTCCTCTAA